From Anopheles arabiensis isolate DONGOLA chromosome 3, AaraD3, whole genome shotgun sequence, a single genomic window includes:
- the LOC120900398 gene encoding vascular endothelial growth factor receptor 1-like isoform X2, translating to MNFLQLLCPGEGLENPMFNLSFIPCETQRWNECRTSNVKLRLEIAGESDIERDDEKKQWLNTILKVPGILVCDVLSDQGNRSTAISLQHLEYSDYQRKTLAMMLITVVGIICLVLMIVICVAHAYKRSWEGKNIPNGSSVDGGLKTSDITAKVHHFPREKVQLVERLRQGEYGVYWKAIVTGVAGDPALEIQVMAKEPVKSFDTQDLLEELKTYVQVGHHVNVLNFLGIVSENMVQGEFFVITEYCRFGNLKDFLLKHRHSYREQGDNEIAENNQVRLRPQRYTFGRIELLYWSYQIACGLQYLASRDFVYGNLSARHVLLGEGNIVKLSGFGSPCRLQLFSKLTPQSILSLERIAPECLQSDGTFTSSSDVWSYGVLLWELFSLGCDPCWGLIPQGRFADSFECVSTLPTPKYANDEVYQIMRHCWKQAPQERPSFVELCSRLNCLIPRSMLKSYEELKLLYSCINAVHESVL from the exons ATGAACTTCCTGCAGTTGCTGTGTCCAGGCGAAGGGCTAGAAAATCCAATGTTTAACCTTTCCTTCATACCATGTGAAACGCAACGGTGGAACGAGTGTCGTACGAGCAACGTTAAGCTGAGGCTGGAAATT GCAGGGGAAAGCGACATTGAGCGAGATGACGAAAAGAAGCAATGGTTGAACACGATTCTGAAGGTGCCCGGTATACTTGTCTGTGATGTTTTGTCGGATCAAGGAAACAGATCGACCGCGATTTCACTGCAACATCTAGAGTACAGTGATTATCAGAGGAAAACCCTAGCCATGATGCTTATCACGGTTGTTGGCATCATATGTTTAGTACTCATGATCGTGATTTGCGTCGCACACGCGTATAAACGATCGTGGGAAGGGAAGAACATTCCCAACGGCAGTAGTGTGGATGGGGGTCTTAAGACATCAGATATAACAGCAAAAGTGCATCACTTTCCGAGAGAGAAGGTACAACTTGTCGAAAGGCTCCGGCAGGGTGAATATGGTGTCTATTGGAAAGCGATCGTAACGGGAGTTGCTGGTGATCCGGCGTTGGAAATTCAAGTGATGGCGAAGGAACCGGTAAAGAGCTTTGATACGCAAGATCTTTTGGAAGAGCTCAAGACTTACGTACAGGTGGGGCATCAtgtgaatgttttaaattttcttgGAATTGTTAGCGAAAACATGGTACAAG GAGAGTTCTTTGTGATAACAGAATACTGTCGGTTTGGTAATTTGAAAGACTTTTTGCTCAAGCATCGACACTCTTATCGTGAGCAAGGCGATAATGAAATTGCGGAAAACAATCA GGTTAGACTACGTCCTCAACGCTACACCTTTGGTAGAATAGAGTTGCTCTACTGGTCATACCAGATCGCATGTGGCTTGCAATACCTCGCGTCTCGTGACTTTGTCTACGGCAATCTCTCCGCTCGCCATGTACTGCTTGGTGAGGGCAACATTGTGAAGCTGAGTGGCTTTGGATCACCTTGCCGACTGCAGCTGTTCAGTAAGCTGACTCCGCAAAGCATCCTATCGCTAGAACGAATAGCACCGGAATGTCTGCAAAGCGATGGCACATTCACTAGCAGCTCAGACGTATGGTCGTATGGTGTACTACTCTGGGAGCTGTTTTCGCTGGGCTGTGATCCTTGCTGGGGATTGATACCACAGGGGCGGTTTGCCGATAGTTTTGAGTGTGTGAGTACGCTGCCCACACCGAAGTATGCAAACGATGAAGTGTACCAAATTATGCGGCACTGCTGGAAGCAAGCACCTCAGGAAAGGCCGAGCTTTGTGGAGCTGTGTTCTCGATTGAACTGTTTGATCCCGAGGAGCATGCTAAAG AGCTACGAGGAGTTGAAACTTCTTTACTCGTGTATAAATGCAGTGCATGAATCAGTTTTATAA
- the LOC120900398 gene encoding platelet-derived growth factor receptor beta-like isoform X1 yields the protein MNFLQLLCPGEGLENPMFNLSFIPCETQRWNECRTSNVKLRLEIAGESDIERDDEKKQWLNTILKVPGILVCDVLSDQGNRSTAISLQHLEYSDYQRKTLAMMLITVVGIICLVLMIVICVAHAYKRSWEGKNIPNGSSVDGGLKTSDITAKVHHFPREKVQLVERLRQGEYGVYWKAIVTGVAGDPALEIQVMAKEPVKSFDTQDLLEELKTYVQVGHHVNVLNFLGIVSENMVQGEFFVITEYCRFGNLKDFLLKHRHSYREQGDNEIAENNHRVRLRPQRYTFGRIELLYWSYQIACGLQYLASRDFVYGNLSARHVLLGEGNIVKLSGFGSPCRLQLFSKLTPQSILSLERIAPECLQSDGTFTSSSDVWSYGVLLWELFSLGCDPCWGLIPQGRFADSFECVSTLPTPKYANDEVYQIMRHCWKQAPQERPSFVELCSRLNCLIPRSMLKSYEELKLLYSCINAVHESVL from the exons ATGAACTTCCTGCAGTTGCTGTGTCCAGGCGAAGGGCTAGAAAATCCAATGTTTAACCTTTCCTTCATACCATGTGAAACGCAACGGTGGAACGAGTGTCGTACGAGCAACGTTAAGCTGAGGCTGGAAATT GCAGGGGAAAGCGACATTGAGCGAGATGACGAAAAGAAGCAATGGTTGAACACGATTCTGAAGGTGCCCGGTATACTTGTCTGTGATGTTTTGTCGGATCAAGGAAACAGATCGACCGCGATTTCACTGCAACATCTAGAGTACAGTGATTATCAGAGGAAAACCCTAGCCATGATGCTTATCACGGTTGTTGGCATCATATGTTTAGTACTCATGATCGTGATTTGCGTCGCACACGCGTATAAACGATCGTGGGAAGGGAAGAACATTCCCAACGGCAGTAGTGTGGATGGGGGTCTTAAGACATCAGATATAACAGCAAAAGTGCATCACTTTCCGAGAGAGAAGGTACAACTTGTCGAAAGGCTCCGGCAGGGTGAATATGGTGTCTATTGGAAAGCGATCGTAACGGGAGTTGCTGGTGATCCGGCGTTGGAAATTCAAGTGATGGCGAAGGAACCGGTAAAGAGCTTTGATACGCAAGATCTTTTGGAAGAGCTCAAGACTTACGTACAGGTGGGGCATCAtgtgaatgttttaaattttcttgGAATTGTTAGCGAAAACATGGTACAAG GAGAGTTCTTTGTGATAACAGAATACTGTCGGTTTGGTAATTTGAAAGACTTTTTGCTCAAGCATCGACACTCTTATCGTGAGCAAGGCGATAATGAAATTGCGGAAAACAATCA TAGGGTTAGACTACGTCCTCAACGCTACACCTTTGGTAGAATAGAGTTGCTCTACTGGTCATACCAGATCGCATGTGGCTTGCAATACCTCGCGTCTCGTGACTTTGTCTACGGCAATCTCTCCGCTCGCCATGTACTGCTTGGTGAGGGCAACATTGTGAAGCTGAGTGGCTTTGGATCACCTTGCCGACTGCAGCTGTTCAGTAAGCTGACTCCGCAAAGCATCCTATCGCTAGAACGAATAGCACCGGAATGTCTGCAAAGCGATGGCACATTCACTAGCAGCTCAGACGTATGGTCGTATGGTGTACTACTCTGGGAGCTGTTTTCGCTGGGCTGTGATCCTTGCTGGGGATTGATACCACAGGGGCGGTTTGCCGATAGTTTTGAGTGTGTGAGTACGCTGCCCACACCGAAGTATGCAAACGATGAAGTGTACCAAATTATGCGGCACTGCTGGAAGCAAGCACCTCAGGAAAGGCCGAGCTTTGTGGAGCTGTGTTCTCGATTGAACTGTTTGATCCCGAGGAGCATGCTAAAG AGCTACGAGGAGTTGAAACTTCTTTACTCGTGTATAAATGCAGTGCATGAATCAGTTTTATAA